Proteins co-encoded in one Thermodesulfobacteriota bacterium genomic window:
- a CDS encoding type II toxin-antitoxin system HicB family antitoxin, protein MIKEINYIVWQEGKYYVSQCLNVDVSSFGETIDQAINNLKEAVELYLEGENIEIPEIGKVIVGKEKVSA, encoded by the coding sequence ATGATTAAAGAAATAAATTATATAGTTTGGCAGGAAGGGAAATATTATGTGTCTCAATGTCTGAATGTTGACGTATCATCATTTGGCGAGACGATTGACCAAGCCATAAATAATTTAAAAGAAGCAGTTGAATTATACCTTGAGGGAGAAAATATAGAGATTCCTGAAATTGGAAAAGTAATAGTAGGAAAAGA